The Naumovozyma castellii chromosome 4, complete genome genome contains a region encoding:
- the IES2 gene encoding Ies2p (ancestral locus Anc_2.31) has translation MKGLTQKELDALADKEEEEAQSMELDLADDDDDEDDEMEDMDDDDEGFDIQEEEDDDEYVDVDDYEMTPVVSEEVDATKGKANSRKRNRRATVLDDDEEDLDVEEEEEEEEEEELEPEIEEEEIIDQDVVEGPGDDDDDDEQIHSGNNSSRSTVTGMTTINTPKSTKMLRDLMDDDASKPVLTEEELQLRRAENQRKRRNLKEKKLEEEKRETINKLLKKRASKSRSHIPKDSGPRDKTDGSLSENTFDKPRRPYNSTGMIRTVRRLEGDLYTIL, from the coding sequence ATGAAGGGACTTACTcaaaaagaattagatGCCCTGGCTGACaaggaggaggaagaagcTCAGAGCATGGAGCTTGACTTGGCtgatgatgacgacgacgaAGACgatgaaatggaagatatggatgacgatgatgaaggaTTCGATATAcaggaagaggaagatgacGACGAATATGTCGATGTGGATGATTACGAGATGACGCCTGTTGTTTCTGAAGAGGTGGATGCTACTAAAGGAAAGGCCAACTCAAGGAAGAGAAATAGAAGAGCTACTGTTCTagatgatgacgaagaGGACCttgatgttgaagaagaagaagaagaagaagaagaagaggaacTGGAGCCAGAGATAGAGGAGGAGGAAATTATAGACCAGGATGTGGTGGAGGGCCCAGGtgacgacgacgacgatGACGAGCAAATACACAGTGGAAATAATAGCAGCCGCTCTACAGTAACAGGCATGACCACGATTAACACCCCCAAAAGCACCAAAATGCTAAGGGACCTAATGGACGACGATGCAAGCAAACCTGTGCTAacagaggaagaattaCAGTTACGAAGAGCAGAAAACCaaagaaagagaaggaatttgaaagagaaaaagcTAGAAGAGGAGAAAAGAGAGACTATCAACAAGCTACTGAAGAAGAGAGCCAGCAAGTCTCGTAGTCACATCCCGAAGGATAGTGGACCACGGGACAAGACAGACGGTTCTCTCTCAGAGAACACTTTTGACAAGCCTCGCCGACCATACAACAGCACAGGGATGATAAGGACAGTGAGAAGACTAGAGGGTGACCTATATACGATATTATAA
- the MFG1 gene encoding Mfg1p (ancestral locus Anc_2.32), which produces MPQPQQHQQPPQQLPIQMQMPAPASNGAQDPQIPVPPQGSYPYMTSSYPHTPYSVSGDASIMKQQNTPGGNPNANRTREYPFPQQHQQQQNQQQGPPQMQMNGNPGQTPTSGSMSNLNNNNANSMTPIDEVSEALPSGPQNEQNNAANVNHLRSATINNENTNNSMPFAGGPGMNYYRSKPAPLVSPLMSYSSRKYLADMATLTVYDLINRINISAGKISSIEYWQNFINDAFSSTAIFKYSKRSESDFRQFDFLAPLVPIIFVSLGKLGVVRIEMILQQLKSQVLSNGTIFFNSPRATISYHYPDGSYITHFVQLKGMFNSQFKIEWSDLCMHSFVPGIEWNSFERLISDEKASYEIFQKLTANRGRKRSRSKITKSNEKGTNELEDTNVTHEFPPNFDAITKLRSYFSVFRNVSVFGTQEGLMRIMQVSTFMSSLRDLKVFQKINGIKSPLEALNAFVSMNIPSINKPNDNGPSNISGNKLPQDPNVQTQKENPNTHSQPAKSDFNFSFANEKNSGNALYGTSTHTNGLGPRTKSFTKVALNTAPFHSISSNNTGLSKASKRAKSNDIKAQMKKRRTSAISPKSVREDQNLSQTFRDSASSSSLSTVESSETPSDGSNK; this is translated from the coding sequence ATGCCGCAACCACAGCAACATCAGCAGCCACCGCAGCAGTTGCCTATCCAGATGCAGATGCCAGCTCCCGCTTCAAACGGTGCCCAGGATCCACAGATCCCGGTCCCCCCGCAAGGTTCTTATCCCTACATGACAAGCTCCTATCCTCATACTCCATATAGTGTCTCTGGGGATGCTTCAATAATGAAGCAGCAGAATACACCAGGCGGAAATCCCAACGCTAATAGAACCAGGGAGTATCCGTTTCCTCAACAGCACCAGCAGCAGCAGAACCAACAACAGGGGCCTCCACAAATGCAAATGAACGGGAATCCCGGACAGACACCGACTTCTGGCAGTATGTCCAATCtcaataacaacaatgcCAATAGTATGACCCCCATTGACGAGGTTTCAGAAGCACTTCCTTCCGGTCCTCAAAACGAACAAAATAATGCTGCAAATGTCAACCATCTCCGATCAGCAACGATaaacaatgaaaatacCAATAATAGCATGCCATTTGCTGGAGGTCCTGGGATGAACTACTACCGTTCCAAACCTGCTCCTCTTGTTTCACCATTAATGTCATACTCCTCGAGGAAATATTTAGCAGATATGGCGACCTTGACAGTTTATGATCTAATAAATAGAATTAATATATCTGCTGGTAAGATAAGTTCCATTGAATATTGGCAAAACTTTATTAATGATGCCTTTTCAAGCACTGCTATTTTTAAATACTCCAAGAGATCTGAATCAGATTTTAGACAATTTGATTTCTTAGCACCTTTAGTGCCTATAATATTTGTCAGTCTGGGAAAATTAGGAGTTGTGAGGATAGAAATGATtttacaacaattgaaatCCCAAGTGTTGAGTAATGGcaccatttttttcaattctccAAGAGCAACAATATCGTATCACTATCCAGATGGTTCGTATATTACTCATTTTGTTCAACTAAAGGGAATGTTCAACTCTCAATTTAAAATAGAGTGGTCAGATCTTTGTATGCATAGTTTTGTTCCCGGTATTGAATGgaattcatttgaaagGTTAATAAGTGATGAAAAGGCAAGTTATGAAATCTTCCAAAAGCTGACTGCAAATAGAGGTAGAAAGAGAAGTAGGAGCAAGATCACCAAATCTAATGAAAAGGGGACGAATGAGTTGGAGGACACAAACGTTACACACGAGTTCCCACCAAATTTTGATGCAATTACAAAGTTGAGATCATATTTTAGTGTATTCAGAAATGTTTCTGTATTTGGTACACAAGAAGGTTTGATGAGGATTATGCAAGTAAGTACATTCATGTCTTCATTACGTGATTTGAAAgtatttcaaaagataaaTGGTATAAAGAGCCCATTGGAAGCATTAAATGCGTTTGTCAGTATGAACATACCGTCAATTAATAAGCCAAATGATAATGGGCCTTCAAATATTAGTGGTAATAAACTACCTCAAGATCCAAATGTTCAAACACAGAAAGAAAATCCCAACACACATTCTCAACCTGCTAAATcagattttaattttagTTTTGCAAATGAGAAAAATAGTGGCAATGCCTTATATGGCACATCAACTCACACTAATGGATTAGGACCTCGAACTAAATCATTTACAAAGGTAGCCTTGAATACAGCACCATTCCATTCaatatcttccaataataCTGGATTAAGTAAAGCTAGTAAACGAGCAAAAAGTAATGATATCAAGGCtcagatgaagaagagaagaactAGTGCAATATCACCGAAATCTGTAAGAGAAGATCAAAATTTATCACAGACGTTTAGAGACTCTgcatcatcttcatctctCTCCACAGTGGAAAGTAGTGAAACCCCATCTGATGGGTCCAATAAATGA
- the BRE4 gene encoding Bre4p (ancestral locus Anc_2.38): protein MARNVNQLKRKDLDISKGSYSGTSYLSLKGLNNRNLHSGRTSKVTSPQISTTSFSHLRLENLAKDKHWEILEDFDLEELRDGYFDAVFTKPERQHEVDMNDNDVAGLINNKNAVWNYRRIFCRSNMKDFYTRVFNERESLLKYWLAYFISIIICVIRPSGKWIGHRYRYFLPIAVLIHHPVRNVGVQLEMSIFSILGAVLGMGWSSLAWYISTATGPTASHQGGILFQSLVMALLWSTWLKSYIQRSLYFSLSFSIVVIFSHTVDLVHSKHDLKWKLFWDFGISYLFGILLSLLICVSVCPHSGNNELMGKFSTSIEKINDFLMQLIDKDAIDNDELSNDLQNEMIRSLNIDLSQEYREFLNQCALSKFDIETLRKLRNSLTTLSGPLRVLPLSSKLLDSEELDQLYKRLESNHTENDELDPLDTSQLDTGKSTPQIATPSSGWGRRRLTPLGTLGSNNDFYHNLLRNTFSKEVFNLILVMILVLGDISELLKISDNDLNTMEKLKCNTSKLKRRIYKLDVAYKEFTKSAFFTKDLLQDRDSVDIFLFVRCLRNSARTLVQMTDTCTVLIRGRHWRFFWPQYPLHRALHRLPKQCAIDQGAGNILNYFETKKDVDEIFEKIYNSYTSRHTYNKEKNDSSLPGFDETIDEKRKTPVVGMRAIDHSDFNFHTTTNPWRYKLWKVSTLLVGQEMKWTLKILFVMIFLCLPTWLEESFHWYQEYQCWWCPLIFYLLAHRRYSGQWNNMAKRIICGIIGIFWGWAANQARHFGSPYVICPFAGLLLIPFSINFLIYGNAKSSFTGLVCFTIIALEPYSKDPTHLNTAIIWKNTWTTGVALFIGILISIPINWIVWPFWAKSELRLSISSLLAHLSQSYQSVTDRYLYRDSNDEPTELTMDYAHIREVRLTQSIAAVSDLLMRAKHEPSFVEQFEPLKYEKLIKSCEFVLEKTIEARMSSTFFEVWDRDMDNETTRALLSLRRDSVASVIYVFYILSNCFRSRSKIPRYLPNCILSRKKLFDFIAKFETFNETTTTTVSENLLEKALLKKSIINNVTSSEAEEDLDKLHWTEIHGIAFARAFTDISEAIHNVVDCSRDLLGTDV, encoded by the coding sequence ATGGCTAGAAATGTCAACCAACTGAAGAGAAAAGATTTAGATATTTCGAAGGGTTCCTATTCAGGTACATCGTATCTCTCCCTAAAGGGGTTAAATAATAGAAATCTACATTCAGGAAGAACTTCCAAAGTGACATCACCGCAGATTTCAACGACGTCTTTCTCACATTTAAGGTTGGAAAACTTGGCTAAGGATAAGCACTGGGAAATATTAGAGGATTTTGACCTAGAAGAATTAAGAGATGGATACTTTGATGCCGTTTTTACGAAACCAGAGAGGCAGCATGAAGTGGATAtgaatgataatgatgtaGCTGGTCTCatcaataacaaaaatGCTGTATGGAATTATAGACGCATCTTTTGCAGATCAAATATGAAAGATTTTTATACAAGGGTGTTCAATGAGAGGGAATCTCTCTTAAAATACTGGTTAGcatattttatttcaataatcATATGTGTCATCCGTCCGTCAGGTAAATGGATTGGTCATAGATATAGATACTTTTTACCAATTGCCGTACTTATACATCATCCAGTGAGAAATGTTGGTGTTCAATTGGAAATGTccatcttttcaatattagGTGCCGTGTTAGGAATGGGCTGGTCCTCATTGGCTTGGTACATATCCACTGCAACAGGTCCTACTGCATCTCATCAAGGTGGTATACTATTCCAAAGTCTTGTAATGGCACTGTTATGGTCAACTTGGCTAAAATCCTATATTCAGAGGTCACTATATTTTAGTCTTTCGTTTAGTATTGTGGTAATATTTAGTCACACGGTAGACTTAGTCCATTCCAAACATGACTTAAAATGGAAGCTATTCTGGGATTTCGGaatttcatatttattTGGTATTTTATTGTCACTACTAATTTGCGTATCTGTGTGTCCGCATAGTGGTAATAATGAACTGATGGGAAAATTCAGTACATCAATAGAGAAAATCAACGATTTCCTCATgcaattaattgataagGATGCTATCGACAATGACGAACTCTCGAATGACTTACAGAATGAAATGATAAGAAGTTTAAATATCGATCTTTCTCAAGAGTATAGAGAATTTTTAAATCAATGTGCTTTGTccaaatttgatattgaaactttaagaaaattaagaaaCTCATTGACAACATTATCAGGTCCCTTAAGAGTTTTACCTTTATCAAGTAAGCTGTTAGACAGTGAAGAACTCGATCAACTTTATAAACGTTTGGAATCAAATCATactgaaaatgatgaacttGACCCCCTGGATACTTCACAACTTGATACAGGGAAATCAACGCCACAAATTGCAACGCCATCATCGGGCTGGGGAAGGAGGAGATTGACACCGTTGGGAACACTGGGATCCAACAATGATTTCTATCATAATCTTCTGAGAAATACATTTTCAAAGGAAgtattcaatttgatattgGTAATGATATTAGTCTTAGGTGACATCtctgaattattaaagatttcTGATAATGATCTTAATACaatggaaaaattgaaatgcAACACATCTAAACTGAAAAGGCGAATCTATAAATTAGACGTAGCGTATAAGGAATTCACGAAATCGGCGTTCTTTACGAAAGATTTACTTCAAGATCGTGATTCTGTAGacattttcctttttgtAAGATGCCTTAGAAACTCCGCACGAACATTGGTTCAAATGACTGATACATGTACTGTCTTGATAAGGGGTAGACATTGGCGATTCTTTTGGCCACAGTATCCATTACACAGAGCCCTTCATCGATTACCAAAACAATGTGCTATTGACCAAGGTGCTGGCAATATcttaaattattttgaaactaAGAAAGACgttgatgaaatattcgAAAAGATATACAACTCATATACTTCAAGACATACCTATAACAAGGAAAAGAATGACAGTAGTCTTCCAGGGTTCGACGAGACAATAGATGAAAAAAGGAAAACCCCAGTGGTAGGCATGCGTGCAATTGATCATTCAGATTTTAATTTCCATACCACAACCAACCCCTGGAGATATAAACTCTGGAAGGTAAGCACATTGTTGGTTGGACAAGAGATGAAATGGACATTAAAAATCCTATTTgtaatgatatttttatgTTTACCAACATGGCTGGAGGAATCGTTTCATTGGTATCAGGAATACCAGTGCTGGTGGTGTCCACTAATCTTTTATCTGCTAGCACATAGACGATATTCTGGTCAATGGAATAACATGGCTAAGCGGATTATATGTGGAATAATTGGGATATTTTGGGGGTGGGCTGCAAATCAAGCAAGGCATTTTGGAAGTCCCTATGTTATCTGTCCATTTGCTGGACTGTTATTAATACcgttttcaataaattttctaatataTGGGAATGCCAAATCGAGCTTTACGGGGTTAGTTTGTTTTACAATAATTGCCTTAGAACCTTACTCCAAAGATCCAACTCATCTTAACACAGCAATCATATGGAAAAATACTTGGACCACTGGTGTAGCATTATTTATCGGTATTTTGATATCAATTCCAATCAACTGGATTGTTTGGCCGTTTTGGGCAAAATCCGAATTAAGATTATCTATATCTTCCTTATTAGCACACTTGAGTCAGTCGTATCAATCTGTTACAGATCGTTATTTGTATCGTGATTCCAATGATGAACCCACTGAATTAACGATGGACTATGCCCATATAAGAGAAGTGAGATTAACACAAAGTATTGCAGCTGTAAGTGATCTTTTAATGAGAGCCAAACATGAACCTAGTTTTGTAGAACAATTTGAACCTTTGaaatatgaaaaattgatcaaatCATGTGAATTTGTCTTAGAAAAAACTATTGAGGCAAGAATGTCAAGTAcattttttgaagtttGGGATCGTGATATGGATAATGAAACTACGAGAGCGCTACTATCGTTAAGAAGAGATAGCGTGGCATCTGTTATTTACGTATTTTACATTTTATCGAACTGTTTCAGATCTAGAAGCAAAATCCCCAGATATTTGCCAAATTGTATTTTGTCaaggaagaaattattcGATTTTATTgccaaatttgaaactttcaatgaaacaacaacaacgacTGTATCTGAAAATCTTTTAGAAAAGGCTCTTCTGAAGAAATCTATTATAAACAATGTCACGTCTAGTGAAGCTGAGGAAGATCTTGATAAATTACATTGGACAGAGATCCATGGCATTGCATTTGCCAGAGCTTTTACAGATATATCTGAAGCCATCCATAATGTTGTTGATTGTTCAAGGGATCTTTTAGGAACAGATGTTTAA
- the PTP1 gene encoding tyrosine protein phosphatase PTP1 (ancestral locus Anc_2.39): protein MVSSKHIPWYLQQSDLELSKKFKFIQNQEDERLREATNGTANSRWSLGSSILAKNDIRNRYVNIMPYERNRVQLDVVSGNDYINASYVKVDIHDQSINPGYYIATQGPTKHTWEQFWQMCYKECPHEHIVIVMVTPLEEFGKEKCFPYWPRNSSDPLKISRKVQNLDGKGNTSEFASSLEIKYENGEKYGNDYTLTTMKLKPTDPAVGPEKTVYHFYFDQWRDMRKPEEIVPIMQLCNHSHILNSSGNPIIVHCSAGVGRSGTFIALDHLTHETIDFRDIKDNTIPAPDDDYKKDLVEQIVLQLRAQRMKMVQIKDQFTFIYHAARRLQELTGSN from the coding sequence ATGGTCTCTTCTAAGCATATTCCGTGGTATTTGCAGCAATCAGACTTGGAACTatccaagaaattcaaatttattcaGAATCAAGAAGACGAGCGATTGAGGGAGGCGACAAACGGTACAGCAAATTCTCGTTGGAGTTTAGGTTCTAGTATACTGGCCAAGAATGATATCAGGAATCGCTACGTTAACATTATGCCTTATGAAAGGAATCGTGTACAGTTGGACGTGGTTAGTGGGAACGATTACATCAATGCATCCTACGTGAAGGTAGATATACATGATCAAAGTATTAATCCCGGTTATTACATTGCTACGCAGGGACCTACAAAACATACTTGGGAACAATTCTGGCAAATGTGCTACAAGGAGTGTCCTCATGAGCATATTGTCATCGTGATGGTGACACCTCTGGAGGAGTTTGGGAAGGAGAAATGTTTTCCTTATTGGCCCAGGAACAGTTCGGATCcattaaaaatatcaagaaagGTTCAAAACTTGGATGGGAAGGGTAATACAAGTGAGTTTGCATCTTCATTGGAAATAAAGTATGAAAACGGGGAGAAATATGGGAATGATTACACTTTGACAACGATGAAACTGAAGCCCACAGATCCGGCAGTGGGGCCCGAGAAGACCGtatatcatttttatttcgATCAATGGAGGGATATGAGGAAACCGGAAGAGATTGTGCCCATCATGCAGCTCTGTAACCATTCTCATATATTAAATTCCTCGGGTAATCCCATCATTGTGCATTGTTCAGCCGGTGTTGGCAGGTCCGGAACGTTTATAGCTTTGGACCATCTTACACATGAAACGATCGACTTCAGAGATATCAAGGACAACACCATTCCTGCACCTGACGACGATTACAAGAAGGATCTGGTCGAGCAAATAGTGTTGCAATTACGCGCCCAGCGAATGAAGATGGTCCAGATAAAAGACCAATTCACATTTATATACCATGCAGCCAGACGATTACAGGAGCTGACCGGGTCTAACTGA
- the SSB1 gene encoding Hsp70 family ATPase SSB1 (ancestral locus Anc_2.41): MADGVFQGAIGIDLGTTYSCVATYESSVEIIANEQGNRVTPSFVAFTPEERLIGDAAKNQAALNPRNTVFDAKRLIGRRFDEDSVQQDMKTWPFKVIDVEGNPIIEVEYLGETKTFSPQEISSMVLTKMKEIAEAKIGQKVEKAVITVPAYFNDAQRQATKDAGAISGLNVLRIINEPTAAAIAYGLGAGKSDKERHVLIFDLGGGTFDVSLLHIAGGVYTVKSTSGNTHLGGQDFDTNLLEHFKAEFKKKTGSDISNDARALRRLRTAAERAKRTLSSVTQTTVEVDSLFDGEDFEASLTRARFEDLNAALFKSTLEPVEQVLKDAKIPKSQIDEVVLVGGSTRIPKVQKLLSDFFDGKQLEKSINPDEAVAYGAAVQGAILTGQSTSDETKDLLLLDVAPLSLGVGMQGDIFGIVVPRNTTVPTIKRRTFTTAGDNQTTVKFPVYQGERVNCKENTLLGEFDLKGVPPMPAGEPVLEAVFEVDANGILKVTAIEKSTGKSSNITISNAVGRLTSEEIEKMLNQAEEFKAADEAFAKKHEARQRLESYVASIEQTVTDPVLSSKLKRGSKSKIEAALADALSALSIEDSSTDDLRKAEVGLKRVVNKAMSSR, translated from the coding sequence ATGGCTGACGGTGTTTTCCAAGGTGCTATCGGTATCGATTTAGGTACTACCTACTCATGTGTTGCTACATATGAATCTTCCGTTGAAATTATTGCCAACGAACAAGGTAACAGAGTTACTCCATCTTTCGTTGCCTTCACCCCAGAAGAAAGATTGATCGGTGATGCCGCTAAGAACCAAGCTGCTTTGAACCCAAGAAACACTGTTTTCGACGCTAAGCGTTTGATTGGTAGACGTTTCGACGAAGACTCTGTTCAACAAGATATGAAGACTTGGCCATTCAAGGTTATCGACGTTGAAGGTAACCCAATCATTGAAGTTGAATACTTAGGTGAAACCAAGACTTTCTCTCCacaagaaatttcttctatgGTCTTGACCAAGATGAAGGAAATTGCTGAAGCTAAGATTGGTCAAAAGGTCGAAAAGGCTGTTATTACTGTCCCAGCTTATTTCAACGATGCCCAAAGACAAGCTACCAAGGATGCCGGTGCTATCTCTGGTTTGAACGTTCTACGTATCATTAACGAACCTACTGCCGCCGCTATTGCTTACGGTTTAGGTGCTGGTAAGTCTGATAAGGAAAGACATGTCTTGATTTTCGATTTAGGTGGTGGTACTTTCGATGTTTCCTTGTTGCACATTGCTGGTGGTGTCTACACTGTCAAGTCTACTTCTGGTAACACTCATTTGGGTGGTCAGGATTTCGATACCAACTTGTTGGAACATTTCAAGGCtgaattcaagaagaagactGGTTCCGACATCTCTAACGATGCCAGAGCTTTGAGAAGATTGAGAACTGCTGCTGAAAGAGCTAAGAGAACTTTGTCCTCTGTCACTCAAACCACCGTTGAAGTTGATTCTTTATTCGATGGTGAAGATTTCGAAGCTTCTTTGACTAGAGCtagatttgaagatttgaacGCTGCTTTGTTCAAGTCTACCCTAGAACCAGTTGAACAAGTCTTGAAGGATGCTAAGATTCCAAAGTCCCAAATTGACGAAGTTGTCTTGGTTGGTGGTTCCACCAGAATTCCAAAGGTCCAAAAGTTATTGTCTGATTTCTTTGACGGTAAGCAATTGGAAAAGTCTATTAACCCAGATGAAGCTGTTGCCTACGGTGCTGCTGTTCAAGGTGCTATCTTGACTGGTCAATCTACTTCCGATGAAACCAAGGATCTATTATTGTTAGATGTTGCTCCATTATCTTTAGGTGTTGGTATGCAAGGTGACATTTTCGGTATTGTTGTTCCAAGAAACACTACAGTTCCAACTATTAAGAGAAGAACTTTCACTACTGCCGGTGACAACCAAACCACTGTTAAATTCCCAGTTTACCAAGGTGAGCGTGTTAACTGTAAGGAAAACACTTTGTTGGGTGAATTTGACTTGAAGGGTGTTCCACCAATGCCAGCTGGTGAACCAGTCTTGGAAGCTGTCTTCGAAGTTGATGCCAATGGTATCTTGAAGGTTACTGCCATTGAAAAGTCCACTGGTAAGTCTTCTAACATCACCATCTCCAACGCTGTTGGTAGATTGACTTCTGAAGAAATCGAAAAGATGTTGAACCAAGCTGAAGAATTCAAGGCTGCTGATGAAGCTTTCGCTAAGAAGCATGAAGCCAGACAAAGATTGGAATCCTACGTTGCTTCTATTGAACAAACCGTTACTGACCCAGTCTTATCTTCTAAGTTGAAGAGAGGTTCCAAGTCTAAGATTGAAGCTGCCTTAGCTGATGCTTTGTCTGCTTTGAGCATTGAAGACTCTTCCACCGATGATTTGAGAAAGGCTGAAGTTGGTTTGAAGAGAGTTGTCAACAAGGCTATGTCTTCTCGTTAA